One window from the genome of Actinoplanes teichomyceticus ATCC 31121 encodes:
- a CDS encoding ABC transporter permease, with translation MTITTTTDDLMSRARDLAAQERAVPSRERLRKALAVGWPKAAEVHERLLAEVAERRTARRRTLRSLPSRKNHRGGLRPRHEPLPAAPETAAITPPPERASAQVAAVAEDPRPAAATPLPAKLSRWPLLLLAAPAIVAIWAGWVDLGRLTGFGVVHPFPGIADDLAINTAITLPIGLETYAAYALRVWLSGAGRGRAFARWSAIGSLLLGFAGQAAYHLMVAAGWERAPWPITLAVSGVPVAVLGMGAALWHLTHEPPAAARQL, from the coding sequence GTGACCATCACAACGACCACCGACGACCTGATGTCGAGGGCCCGCGACCTCGCCGCCCAGGAGAGGGCCGTGCCGTCACGCGAGCGACTCCGGAAGGCCCTCGCGGTCGGCTGGCCCAAGGCCGCCGAAGTCCACGAGCGCCTCCTCGCCGAGGTCGCCGAGCGCCGCACCGCACGCCGCCGGACGCTGCGCTCCCTGCCCTCCCGGAAGAACCACCGCGGCGGGCTGCGACCCCGGCACGAGCCTCTACCGGCCGCGCCCGAGACGGCCGCCATCACCCCGCCCCCGGAGCGGGCATCCGCGCAGGTGGCGGCGGTCGCAGAAGACCCACGCCCGGCCGCCGCTACCCCTCTACCGGCAAAGCTCTCGCGGTGGCCGCTGCTGCTGCTCGCCGCGCCCGCCATCGTCGCGATCTGGGCCGGCTGGGTAGACCTCGGCCGCCTCACCGGATTCGGCGTCGTGCACCCCTTCCCGGGCATCGCCGACGACCTGGCGATCAACACGGCGATCACGCTCCCGATCGGCCTGGAGACCTACGCCGCGTACGCGCTGCGGGTGTGGCTGTCCGGCGCCGGAAGAGGCCGCGCGTTCGCCCGCTGGTCCGCGATCGGCTCCCTCCTGCTCGGCTTCGCCGGCCAGGCCGCCTACCACCTGATGGTCGCCGCCGGCTGGGAACGCGCGCCGTGGCCGATCACCCTCGCCGTGTCCGGCGTGCCCGTCGCCGTGCTCGGCATGGGCGCCGCCCTGTGGCACCTGACCCACGAGCCGCCCGCCGCGGCCCGTCAGCTCTGA
- a CDS encoding helix-turn-helix domain-containing protein → MSEIGDRIYELRDERVPRLTQQDLADRTGLSIDTIQKLEQGRRAGSLPTLSRIAEALDVDLAALVGKPTHLESVPLAGGLLELRRALTPVVDPPGEPAPLEELRASLVQAWEAYWRGDYDLLATFLPGIITDARRIGAANVLAEGSQLAASTLVHLGHADLSLTAVDAALAAAEDPLLRAAAVGTRSWVLLNQARPADAAALAVREADAMEPRRKSAPEAISMYGNLLVTGATAAARAGDDDEARDLLLAAHGAAVRLGEDRNDYQTVFGVSQVVMQRVDAAVVAGDYVRALDVAAEMPRAGRLPLAARSRHKVDLAHAHASLGRYRDAERLLLEVEREAPRWMRYQAFPKAVVSHLLATPRPSSAVRGLARRLGVPR, encoded by the coding sequence ATGTCCGAGATCGGCGACCGCATCTACGAACTGCGCGACGAGCGCGTACCGCGCCTCACCCAGCAAGACCTGGCCGACCGTACCGGCCTGAGCATCGACACGATCCAGAAGCTGGAACAGGGCCGCCGGGCCGGCTCGCTCCCGACGCTCTCGCGGATCGCCGAGGCCCTCGACGTCGACCTGGCCGCGCTCGTCGGCAAGCCCACCCACCTGGAAAGCGTCCCGCTGGCCGGCGGGCTGCTGGAGCTGCGCCGCGCCCTCACACCCGTTGTCGACCCGCCAGGCGAGCCGGCCCCCCTCGAGGAACTGCGCGCCTCGCTGGTCCAGGCGTGGGAGGCGTACTGGCGCGGCGACTACGACCTGCTGGCAACGTTCCTGCCCGGCATCATCACCGACGCCCGCCGGATCGGCGCCGCCAACGTGCTGGCCGAGGGCAGCCAGCTGGCCGCGAGCACCCTGGTCCACCTCGGCCACGCCGACCTGTCCCTGACCGCGGTCGACGCAGCGCTGGCCGCCGCCGAGGACCCGCTGCTGCGCGCCGCGGCGGTCGGCACCCGTTCCTGGGTGCTGCTGAACCAGGCCCGGCCGGCGGACGCCGCCGCCCTCGCGGTGCGGGAGGCCGACGCGATGGAGCCGCGACGCAAGTCGGCGCCGGAGGCCATAAGCATGTACGGCAATCTGCTGGTGACTGGCGCGACCGCGGCGGCCCGGGCCGGCGACGACGACGAGGCGCGGGATCTGCTGCTGGCCGCCCACGGGGCCGCGGTCCGGCTCGGCGAGGACCGCAACGACTACCAGACGGTTTTCGGCGTCTCGCAGGTCGTGATGCAGCGCGTCGACGCCGCCGTGGTGGCCGGCGATTACGTGCGCGCCCTGGACGTGGCCGCCGAGATGCCCCGGGCCGGTCGGCTGCCGCTCGCGGCCCGGTCGCGGCACAAGGTGGACCTGGCGCACGCCCATGCGAGCCTCGGCCGCTATCGGGACGCGGAGCGGCTCCTGCTGGAGGTGGAGCGGGAGGCGCCGCGGTGGATGCGTTACCAGGCGTTCCCGAAGGCCGTGGTGTCCCACCTGCTCGCCACACCGCGCCCGTCGAGCGCTGTCCGGGGGCTGGCGCGCCGGCTCGGAGTGCCAAGGTAG
- a CDS encoding cation:dicarboxylate symporter family transporter, whose protein sequence is MKDRTRYLYPAVIAAVLLGIAVGLIAPDTGVALKPIGTGFVNLIKMMISPVIFCTIVLGVGSVRQAAKVGKVGGLTLGYFLLMSTVALAVGLLVGNLIHPGSGLHLDASTAAAGHQQVGETADESTADFLLGIIPTTLVSPLVSSEVLQTLLVALLVGFALQSMGDRAEPVLRAIGLFQRLVFRILAMLMWLAPIGAFGAIAAVVGSAGVDALISLGQIMLGFYLTCVIFVFAVLGPLLWLVARINVLRLFRYLGREFLLILSTSSSESALPRLIAKMEHVGVSKPVVGIAVPTGYSFNLDGTAIYLTMASLFIAQAMGDPLGVGEQISLLLFMIIASKGAAGVTGAGLATLAGGLQTHRPELVDGVGLIVGIDRFMSEARALTNFAGNAVATVLIGVWTREFDRQRADRVLRGADPFDEATMLDDDHAPAAPAGPPQRTPAA, encoded by the coding sequence ATGAAGGATCGCACCCGCTACCTGTACCCGGCCGTGATCGCGGCCGTGCTCCTCGGTATCGCCGTGGGACTGATCGCCCCGGACACCGGGGTGGCGTTGAAGCCGATCGGCACCGGGTTCGTCAACCTGATCAAGATGATGATCAGCCCGGTCATCTTCTGCACCATCGTGCTCGGCGTCGGCTCGGTCCGGCAGGCCGCCAAGGTCGGCAAGGTCGGCGGCCTCACCCTCGGCTACTTCCTGCTGATGTCCACCGTGGCCCTGGCCGTCGGCCTGCTCGTCGGCAACCTCATCCACCCCGGCTCCGGGCTGCACCTGGACGCCTCGACCGCCGCGGCCGGCCACCAGCAGGTCGGCGAGACCGCCGACGAGAGCACCGCCGACTTCCTGCTCGGAATCATCCCGACCACCCTGGTGTCACCGCTGGTCAGCAGTGAGGTGCTGCAGACCCTGCTGGTCGCGTTGCTGGTCGGCTTCGCGCTGCAGTCGATGGGCGACCGCGCCGAGCCGGTACTGCGCGCCATCGGCCTGTTCCAGCGCCTGGTCTTCCGGATCCTGGCGATGCTGATGTGGCTGGCCCCGATCGGCGCGTTCGGCGCGATCGCCGCCGTGGTCGGGTCGGCCGGCGTGGACGCGCTGATCAGCCTCGGCCAGATCATGCTCGGCTTCTACCTGACCTGCGTGATCTTCGTGTTCGCCGTGCTCGGCCCGCTGCTCTGGCTGGTCGCCCGGATCAACGTCCTGCGGCTGTTCCGCTACCTGGGCCGCGAGTTCCTGCTGATCCTGTCGACCTCCTCCTCCGAGTCGGCCCTGCCCCGGCTGATCGCCAAGATGGAGCACGTCGGGGTGAGCAAGCCGGTCGTCGGCATCGCCGTGCCGACCGGGTACTCCTTCAATCTCGACGGCACCGCGATCTACCTGACCATGGCGTCGCTGTTCATCGCCCAGGCGATGGGCGACCCGCTGGGCGTCGGCGAGCAGATCTCCCTGCTCCTCTTCATGATCATCGCGTCGAAGGGCGCCGCCGGGGTCACCGGCGCCGGCCTGGCCACCCTGGCCGGCGGCCTGCAGACCCACCGCCCCGAGCTGGTCGACGGCGTCGGCCTGATCGTCGGCATCGACCGGTTCATGTCCGAGGCCCGGGCGCTGACCAACTTCGCCGGCAACGCCGTAGCGACCGTCCTGATCGGTGTCTGGACCCGCGAGTTCGATCGGCAGAGGGCCGACCGGGTGCTGCGCGGCGCCGACCCGTTCGACGAGGCCACCATGCTCGACGACGACCACGCCCCGGCCGCGCCGGCCGGCCCGCCGCAGCGGACGCCGGCCGCCTGA
- a CDS encoding DUF6221 family protein, whose amino-acid sequence MTADLIAFILARWDERERQLAEDERVALSATSGPWWHNPSKVWLGAQAFEAYDLAQGEEFVGYGESPLSGCIAATGPGGHAQSKADAEHIARWNPQRVLDEVRRERAEIEAKRWILAQYGVALERGTHRELEMVVRFMATPHAEHPDYRKEWRP is encoded by the coding sequence GTGACCGCCGACCTGATCGCCTTCATCCTGGCCCGGTGGGACGAGCGCGAACGCCAGCTCGCCGAGGACGAGCGGGTGGCGCTGTCGGCAACGTCTGGGCCGTGGTGGCACAACCCCAGCAAGGTGTGGCTCGGCGCCCAGGCGTTCGAGGCGTACGACCTCGCCCAGGGGGAGGAGTTCGTCGGCTACGGCGAAAGCCCGCTCAGCGGCTGCATCGCGGCCACCGGACCCGGTGGGCACGCGCAGTCCAAGGCCGACGCCGAGCACATCGCCCGCTGGAACCCGCAGCGCGTGCTGGACGAGGTGCGGCGAGAGCGGGCCGAGATCGAGGCGAAACGGTGGATCCTCGCCCAGTACGGGGTTGCCCTCGAACGAGGTACCCACCGCGAACTGGAGATGGTGGTGCGGTTCATGGCTACGCCCCACGCTGAGCACCCGGATTACCGCAAGGAGTGGCGACCGTGA
- a CDS encoding sensor histidine kinase, with product MTRRWSIARQLFALQVLVVTLLVAACTTGAVLLARRDARDAAIGEVTAVAETIAQSPAVIDALGAADPSVLLQPYAESTRRATHTDFIVVMAPDRTRYTHPTPQLIGRPFAGSVGGALAGGVVVEQYRGSLGDSWRAVVPVRNAAGTIIGLVAVGITTAAINRDLLAQVPTVAAGTLAALLLAAAGSALLSRRLRRQTHGLGPAEMTRMYEYYDAVLHAVREGLVVAGRDGRIELINDEARRLLGVPADGPAGPPAEVADLIAERRPMVDEPILAGDRILVASRREARFEGRALGTVLTLRDHTELRQLTGELDSVRGLTEALRAQAHEAANRLHTVLTLVELGQPEEAVRLGTEELALAQQLTDQVVGAVREPALAALLLGKSAQAGERGVELSVDPSSCLDGAPLPSRDLLTVTGNLVDNALEAVSGVAGPRRVRVLIRQGPAEVLVRVSDTGPGLTPQQAAAAFRRGWSTKPGAGRGVGLSLVRQVAERYGGSYGIDPAPGGGAVLTVRLPVPS from the coding sequence ATGACCCGACGGTGGAGTATCGCGCGGCAGCTGTTCGCGTTGCAGGTGCTGGTGGTGACCCTGCTGGTGGCGGCGTGCACCACGGGCGCGGTGCTGCTGGCCCGGCGGGACGCGCGCGACGCGGCGATCGGCGAGGTGACCGCGGTGGCCGAGACGATCGCGCAGTCGCCGGCCGTGATCGACGCGCTGGGCGCCGCCGATCCCAGCGTGCTGCTGCAGCCGTACGCGGAGAGCACCCGGCGGGCCACGCACACCGACTTCATCGTGGTGATGGCCCCGGACCGGACCCGGTACACGCATCCGACGCCGCAGCTGATCGGCCGGCCGTTCGCCGGCTCGGTCGGCGGCGCGCTCGCCGGCGGGGTGGTGGTCGAGCAGTACCGCGGCAGCCTCGGCGACTCGTGGCGCGCGGTGGTGCCGGTCCGGAACGCGGCGGGCACGATCATCGGCCTGGTGGCGGTCGGGATCACCACCGCCGCGATCAACCGGGATCTGCTCGCCCAGGTTCCCACCGTGGCCGCCGGCACGCTCGCCGCGCTGCTGCTGGCCGCGGCCGGGTCCGCACTGCTGAGCCGGCGCCTGCGCCGGCAGACGCACGGGCTCGGCCCGGCCGAGATGACCCGGATGTACGAGTACTACGACGCGGTCCTGCACGCCGTGCGCGAGGGTCTCGTGGTCGCCGGCCGGGACGGGCGGATCGAGCTGATCAACGACGAGGCGCGGCGGCTGCTGGGCGTGCCCGCGGACGGTCCGGCCGGCCCGCCCGCCGAGGTCGCCGACCTGATCGCCGAGCGCCGCCCGATGGTGGACGAGCCGATCCTGGCCGGTGACCGGATCCTGGTCGCCAGCCGCCGGGAGGCCCGGTTCGAGGGGCGCGCCCTGGGCACCGTGCTGACCCTGCGCGACCACACCGAGCTGCGGCAGCTGACCGGCGAGCTGGACTCGGTGCGTGGGCTCACCGAGGCGCTGCGGGCGCAGGCGCACGAGGCGGCGAACCGGCTGCACACCGTGCTGACCCTGGTCGAGCTGGGACAGCCGGAGGAGGCGGTGCGGCTGGGCACCGAGGAGCTGGCGCTGGCCCAGCAGCTGACCGACCAGGTGGTCGGCGCGGTGCGCGAGCCGGCGCTGGCGGCGCTGCTGCTGGGCAAGTCGGCGCAGGCGGGGGAGCGCGGCGTGGAACTGAGCGTCGACCCGTCGTCGTGTCTGGACGGTGCGCCGCTGCCCAGCCGTGACCTGCTCACCGTGACCGGCAACCTGGTGGACAACGCGCTGGAGGCGGTGTCCGGGGTGGCCGGGCCGCGCCGGGTGCGGGTGCTGATCCGGCAGGGCCCGGCCGAGGTGCTGGTCCGGGTCAGCGACACCGGGCCCGGCCTGACCCCGCAGCAGGCCGCCGCGGCCTTCCGGCGCGGCTGGTCGACCAAGCCGGGAGCCGGGCGCGGTGTCGGGTTGTCGCTGGTCCGGCAGGTTGCCGAGCGGTACGGCGGCAGCTACGGCATCGACCCGGCGCCCGGTGGCGGCGCGGTCCTGACCGTCCGGCTTCCGGTGCCGTCGTGA
- a CDS encoding DUF6221 family protein, with protein sequence MTGDLIAFLRARLDEDEQAARAAAGGHPHWKWDAAPDGTFYLDPGRNADDLGSVALREAADHIVRWNPARVLAEVEAKRALLNYIATMRRGGHAASVNGRPGAWTTVGPDHRKSLLRLLAQPYADHPDYPEELR encoded by the coding sequence ATGACCGGCGACCTGATCGCGTTCCTGCGCGCCCGGCTGGACGAGGACGAGCAGGCGGCGCGAGCGGCCGCAGGAGGCCACCCGCACTGGAAGTGGGATGCGGCACCTGACGGGACGTTCTACCTCGATCCGGGCCGCAACGCGGACGATCTCGGCAGCGTCGCACTCCGCGAGGCGGCCGACCACATCGTCCGCTGGAATCCGGCCCGAGTCCTGGCCGAGGTCGAGGCCAAGCGCGCCCTGCTGAACTACATCGCGACGATGCGACGAGGTGGGCACGCGGCCTCGGTGAACGGCCGACCCGGCGCGTGGACAACCGTAGGCCCCGACCACCGCAAGTCGCTGCTGCGCCTGCTCGCCCAGCCATACGCCGACCATCCCGACTACCCGGAGGAGTTGCGATAG